One Streptomyces sp. CNQ-509 DNA window includes the following coding sequences:
- a CDS encoding chitinase, giving the protein MFRARRPRTPRTARTARGSFRRLAVAAAGGLLATLLGAPLAASAEPNLVQNPGFESGLSGWTCSGTAGTTVASPVHSGTAALRATPAGQDNARCTQSVAVRPNSAYELSAWVQGSYIYLGAGGTGTTDVSAWTSGASSYTQLKTSFTTGPNTTSVTVYTHGWYGQPAYHADDVSLTGPGGDPGTVPATPTGLQVTGTAARSVSLGWSPVTGATGYNVYRDGTKVLSTGGASATVTGLTPSTAYRFQVTATNAAGESPKSAAATGTTTPDGGGPGVPKHAVTGYWQNFNNGAAVQKIRDVSSQYDIIAVAFADATAAPGAVTFNLDSAGLGGYTVAEFKQDIAAKQQAGKSVIISVGGEKGTVAVNSSTAAANFANSLYSLMTEYGFDGVDIDLENGLNSTYMTQALRSLSQKAGPDLVITMAPQTIDMQSTAGEYFKTALNIKDILTVVNMQYYNSGTMLGCDGGVYAQGTINFLTALACIQLEGGLAPSQVGLGLPASTRAAGGGYTAPSVVNAALDCLTRGTNCGSFKPPRTYPDLRGAMTWSTNWDATAGNSWSGAVGPHVHALP; this is encoded by the coding sequence GTGTTCCGAGCACGCAGACCCCGCACGCCCCGCACCGCCCGTACCGCCAGAGGCTCCTTCCGCCGACTCGCCGTCGCCGCGGCCGGCGGCCTCCTCGCCACGCTCCTCGGCGCCCCGCTCGCCGCGTCCGCGGAGCCCAACCTCGTCCAGAACCCCGGCTTCGAGTCCGGCCTCAGCGGCTGGACCTGCTCGGGCACCGCCGGCACCACCGTCGCCAGTCCGGTGCACTCCGGCACCGCGGCGCTCCGTGCCACCCCGGCGGGGCAGGACAACGCCCGCTGCACGCAGAGCGTCGCGGTCCGGCCCAACTCCGCGTACGAGCTGAGCGCGTGGGTACAGGGCTCGTACATCTACCTGGGCGCCGGCGGCACCGGCACCACCGACGTCTCGGCCTGGACCTCCGGGGCGTCCTCGTACACCCAGCTCAAGACGAGCTTCACCACCGGGCCCAACACCACGTCGGTGACCGTCTACACCCACGGCTGGTACGGCCAGCCCGCCTACCACGCCGACGACGTCAGCCTCACCGGGCCCGGCGGCGACCCGGGCACCGTCCCCGCCACGCCCACCGGCCTCCAGGTCACCGGCACCGCCGCCCGCTCCGTCTCGCTGGGCTGGTCCCCCGTCACCGGCGCGACCGGCTACAACGTCTACCGCGACGGCACGAAGGTGCTCAGCACCGGCGGCGCCTCCGCGACCGTCACCGGGCTGACGCCCTCGACCGCGTACCGGTTCCAGGTGACGGCGACCAACGCCGCCGGGGAGTCCCCGAAGTCCGCGGCCGCCACGGGCACCACCACCCCGGACGGCGGCGGCCCCGGCGTGCCGAAGCACGCGGTGACGGGCTACTGGCAGAACTTCAACAACGGCGCGGCGGTCCAGAAGATCCGCGACGTCAGCAGCCAGTACGACATCATCGCGGTCGCCTTCGCCGACGCGACCGCCGCGCCGGGCGCGGTGACCTTCAACCTCGACTCGGCCGGGCTCGGCGGCTACACCGTCGCCGAGTTCAAGCAGGACATCGCCGCCAAGCAGCAGGCAGGCAAGTCCGTGATCATCTCGGTCGGCGGCGAGAAGGGCACGGTCGCCGTCAACTCCTCCACCGCGGCGGCGAACTTCGCGAACAGCCTGTACTCGCTGATGACGGAGTACGGCTTCGACGGGGTCGACATCGACCTGGAGAACGGGCTGAACTCCACCTACATGACGCAGGCGCTGCGCTCGCTGTCGCAGAAGGCGGGCCCCGATCTCGTCATCACGATGGCGCCGCAGACCATCGACATGCAGTCGACCGCCGGCGAGTACTTCAAGACGGCGCTGAACATCAAGGACATCCTCACCGTCGTCAACATGCAGTACTACAACAGCGGCACGATGCTCGGCTGCGACGGCGGCGTGTACGCCCAGGGCACGATCAACTTCCTCACCGCCCTGGCCTGCATCCAGCTCGAAGGCGGGCTCGCTCCCTCGCAGGTCGGCCTCGGCCTGCCCGCCTCCACCCGGGCCGCGGGCGGCGGCTACACCGCGCCGTCCGTCGTCAACGCCGCGCTGGACTGCCTCACCCGGGGCACGAACTGCGGCTCGTTCAAGCCCCCGCGGACGTACCCCGACCTGCGCGGCGCGATGACGTGGTCGACCAACTGGGACGCCACCGCGGGCAACTCCTGGTCCGGCGCCGTGGGGCCGCACGTGCACGCCCTGCCCTGA
- a CDS encoding TadE/TadG family type IV pilus assembly protein — MPPADDVPGSPARRGHRDRGSVAIEYIGFLPVLIFIALAAVQLGIAAYTASQAGTAARAAARMESLDDPPSSAAAAGAAAISDWLDAGFSVSSGDGEVTVTASVEIPSLIPGVDNFGSVERSSTMPRGKD, encoded by the coding sequence GTGCCGCCTGCGGACGACGTGCCGGGCTCGCCGGCCCGGCGAGGGCACCGCGACCGGGGGTCCGTGGCGATCGAGTACATCGGCTTCCTGCCGGTGCTCATCTTCATCGCGCTCGCCGCCGTGCAGTTGGGCATCGCCGCCTACACCGCCTCCCAGGCCGGCACCGCCGCCCGGGCCGCGGCGCGGATGGAGTCCCTGGACGACCCGCCGTCCTCCGCCGCGGCCGCCGGCGCCGCGGCGATCAGCGACTGGCTGGACGCCGGCTTCTCGGTCTCCTCGGGCGACGGCGAGGTCACCGTCACCGCCAGCGTCGAGATCCCGTCCCTCATCCCCGGCGTCGACAACTTCGGCTCGGTGGAGCGCAGCTCCACCATGCCGCGGGGGAAGGACTGA
- a CDS encoding AAA family ATPase: MTVRIQPVIADPDAARATVSLLHQLPDAEAAAPIGDSVALLDHLATLAGTGVAELPEVVLVHERIGPVPALELIRDVALRFPAVGTVLVTSDTSPAGYSAAMDAGARGVVGQPLAYEELAARVQAAAQWSGGVRRHLGAATGPEAFGGPGGTLVTVSGAKGGVGTTVAAVQLALAARAAGRQVALADLDLQSGDIASYLDVQFRRSVADLAGIKDISPRVLQDAVFTHHTGLGLLLAPSEGERGEDVDDRAARQTLSALRSRYEVVVLDCGSQVTTPNAAAVELADVALLVTTPDVISVRGAKRMLRLWDRLQIRKAEDTVVLVNRLTRNTEIQPSIIARATGTTVARTAVPAAFKELQPLVDAGRLQDLEQKSTVRQALWAVAGELGLTVVPDQAGPGAAGGPGGPGAHGGGGQRALGAGAGPGAVAAGGRGTGSAPQVAPTGAKAALPPGAPGSAGPGAAPGPAAGRGGRRWGDRGQVSVEFAGMLPLIALVLVVVWQFVLVGYTYSLAGNAADMAARAAAVGDDPAAAAAEDLPDAWDASVSVGSSNGVTTARVDLKVPVLFPGGLDFPFTVSGTAGATDEGG; encoded by the coding sequence ATGACCGTACGCATCCAGCCCGTCATCGCCGACCCCGACGCGGCGCGCGCCACCGTCTCGCTGCTCCACCAACTGCCCGACGCCGAGGCCGCCGCGCCGATCGGCGACTCCGTCGCGCTGCTCGACCACCTCGCGACGCTCGCCGGCACGGGCGTGGCGGAACTGCCCGAGGTCGTCCTCGTGCACGAGCGGATCGGTCCCGTGCCCGCGCTGGAGCTGATCCGCGACGTCGCGCTGCGCTTCCCCGCCGTGGGCACCGTCCTCGTCACCTCCGACACCTCGCCCGCCGGCTACTCCGCCGCCATGGACGCCGGCGCCCGCGGCGTCGTCGGGCAGCCGCTTGCGTACGAGGAACTGGCCGCCCGGGTGCAGGCCGCCGCGCAGTGGAGCGGCGGCGTCCGGCGGCACCTCGGCGCCGCGACGGGGCCCGAGGCGTTCGGCGGTCCCGGCGGCACGCTCGTCACCGTCAGCGGCGCGAAGGGCGGCGTCGGCACCACCGTCGCGGCGGTGCAGCTCGCGCTCGCCGCGCGGGCCGCCGGGCGGCAGGTGGCGCTCGCCGACCTCGACCTGCAGTCCGGCGACATCGCCTCGTACCTCGACGTGCAGTTCCGCCGCTCGGTCGCGGACCTCGCGGGCATCAAGGACATCTCGCCGCGGGTGCTCCAGGACGCCGTCTTCACCCACCACACCGGCCTCGGCCTGCTGCTGGCCCCCTCCGAGGGCGAGCGCGGCGAGGACGTCGACGACCGCGCGGCGCGGCAGACGCTGAGCGCGCTGCGGTCGCGGTACGAGGTCGTGGTGCTCGACTGCGGCAGCCAGGTGACCACGCCCAATGCCGCCGCCGTCGAACTCGCCGACGTCGCGCTGCTCGTGACGACGCCGGACGTGATCTCCGTACGCGGCGCGAAGCGCATGCTGCGGCTGTGGGACCGGCTGCAGATCCGCAAGGCGGAGGACACCGTCGTGCTGGTCAACCGGCTCACCCGGAACACCGAGATCCAGCCGTCGATCATCGCGCGGGCCACCGGCACGACGGTGGCGCGGACTGCGGTGCCGGCGGCGTTCAAGGAGCTGCAGCCGCTGGTGGACGCCGGGCGGTTGCAGGACCTGGAGCAGAAGTCGACCGTGCGGCAGGCGCTGTGGGCGGTGGCGGGGGAGCTGGGGCTGACGGTGGTGCCGGACCAGGCGGGCCCGGGTGCGGCCGGCGGTCCCGGCGGACCGGGGGCGCACGGGGGCGGCGGGCAGCGGGCGCTGGGCGCGGGCGCCGGTCCCGGCGCCGTCGCCGCCGGCGGCCGCGGCACGGGCTCCGCGCCCCAGGTCGCACCGACCGGCGCGAAGGCGGCGCTGCCGCCCGGCGCCCCGGGGTCGGCAGGGCCCGGCGCCGCGCCGGGGCCCGCGGCAGGGCGCGGGGGGCGCCGCTGGGGGGACCGCGGCCAGGTGTCGGTGGAGTTCGCCGGCATGCTGCCCCTGATCGCGCTGGTCCTCGTCGTCGTCTGGCAGTTCGTCCTCGTCGGCTACACCTACTCGCTCGCCGGCAACGCCGCCGACATGGCCGCCCGCGCCGCCGCCGTCGGCGACGACCCGGCCGCCGCGGCGGCGGAGGACCTGCCGGACGCCTGGGACGCCTCGGTGTCGGTCGGCTCGTCGAACGGCGTCACCACCGCCAGGGTCGACCTGAAGGTGCCGGTCCTCTTCCCCGGCGGGCTGGACTTCCCGTTCACGGTCAGCGGCACCGCGGGCGCGACGGACGAGGGAGGCTGA
- the cpaB gene encoding Flp pilus assembly protein CpaB, with amino-acid sequence MNSRQRRGIILVLLSVLVALGAFAGVLAFVSDVESKVGDEATAYRLTTDVEAYEPLEPDQYEKTTMPKRWLPDTAVTDPDELAGKVALTPLKQGSLLQSDMVSGRPDLEPGQQEIAIMIDASTGVAGKITPGARVNIFATFDAQGDGDKPVSQVIVAGARVIDVGELTPIERTGDDDPRADEGEAVPITFALGTSDAQRVAYAESFATHVRLALVAPGEEDTDIAPEDRTYTLDEDR; translated from the coding sequence ATGAACTCACGCCAGCGTCGCGGCATCATCCTCGTCCTGCTGTCGGTCCTCGTCGCACTCGGCGCCTTCGCCGGCGTGCTGGCGTTCGTCAGCGACGTGGAGTCCAAGGTCGGCGACGAGGCCACCGCGTACCGGCTCACCACCGACGTCGAGGCGTACGAGCCGCTGGAGCCCGACCAGTACGAGAAGACGACCATGCCGAAGCGCTGGCTGCCCGACACCGCGGTCACCGACCCGGACGAGCTGGCCGGGAAGGTCGCGCTCACGCCGCTGAAGCAGGGCTCCCTGCTGCAGAGCGACATGGTCAGCGGGCGCCCGGACCTGGAGCCGGGACAGCAGGAGATCGCCATCATGATCGACGCCTCCACCGGCGTCGCCGGGAAGATCACGCCCGGCGCGCGGGTCAACATCTTCGCCACCTTCGACGCCCAGGGCGACGGCGACAAGCCCGTCTCCCAGGTGATCGTCGCGGGCGCCCGGGTCATCGACGTCGGCGAGCTGACGCCGATCGAGCGCACCGGCGACGACGACCCGCGGGCCGACGAGGGCGAGGCCGTGCCGATCACCTTCGCCCTCGGCACCTCCGACGCGCAGCGCGTGGCGTACGCGGAGTCCTTCGCCACCCACGTGCGCCTCGCGCTGGTCGCCCCCGGCGAGGAGGACACCGACATCGCCCCCGAGGACCGCACGTACACCCTCGACGAGGACCGGTGA
- a CDS encoding type II secretion system F family protein: MDRQQLFALVVGLSLLAGALAVCGVAVYAAGRARRAELLDRLADAGDRRSRRRFAEVDRRVRPTRIGRYLERRIATTGLDVTPGEFTVYVLAGVAVLWLLADALFAAFFGPIAGLIGVWCAHACLNWQRQKRIEAFINQLPDLSRILANATQAGLALRTALGLAAEELEAPAGEELTKVTDQLAVGVPLDDALGDLAERLPSRELSVLVSTLVLSNKAGGQVVGSLRNLTGTLNDRKETRREVRTQLSQVTLTAYTVPVMGVGTLLLTDQVMPGSIERMGSSPLGQGAVLTAVGLYALAILLIRRLAKIDV, from the coding sequence ATGGACCGCCAGCAGTTGTTCGCACTCGTCGTCGGCCTGTCGCTGCTCGCCGGCGCGCTCGCCGTGTGCGGCGTCGCCGTCTACGCCGCGGGCCGCGCCCGCCGCGCCGAGCTGCTCGACCGGCTCGCCGACGCCGGCGACCGGCGGTCCCGGCGCCGCTTCGCGGAGGTCGACCGGCGGGTGCGGCCGACGCGCATCGGCCGCTATCTGGAGCGGCGCATCGCGACGACCGGGCTGGACGTCACACCGGGCGAGTTCACGGTGTACGTGCTGGCCGGCGTCGCCGTGCTGTGGCTGCTCGCCGACGCGCTGTTCGCCGCGTTCTTCGGCCCGATCGCCGGGCTCATCGGGGTGTGGTGCGCGCACGCCTGCCTCAACTGGCAGCGGCAGAAGCGCATCGAGGCGTTCATCAACCAGCTCCCCGACCTCTCCCGCATCCTCGCCAACGCCACCCAGGCCGGCCTCGCCCTGCGCACCGCGCTCGGCCTCGCCGCCGAGGAGCTGGAGGCGCCGGCCGGCGAGGAGCTGACCAAGGTCACCGACCAGCTCGCCGTGGGCGTACCGCTCGACGACGCCCTCGGCGACCTCGCCGAGCGGCTGCCGTCGCGCGAGCTGTCCGTGCTCGTCTCCACGCTGGTGCTCTCCAACAAGGCCGGCGGCCAGGTCGTCGGCTCGCTGCGGAACCTCACCGGCACCCTCAACGACCGCAAGGAGACCCGCCGCGAGGTGCGCACCCAGCTCTCGCAGGTCACCCTCACCGCGTACACCGTGCCCGTCATGGGCGTGGGCACCCTGCTCCTGACCGACCAGGTGATGCCGGGATCCATCGAGCGCATGGGCTCCTCGCCGCTCGGCCAGGGCGCGGTGCTGACGGCGGTCGGGCTGTACGCGCTGGCCATTCTGCTCATCCGCCGGCTCGCGAAGATCGACGTCTGA
- a CDS encoding CpaF family protein: MSLRARITTPDHSTEGHGETLVPAYRAKLLEEIDLAEMSALSPAERRARLERVLGHILSREGPVLSTAERSQLIRRVVDEALGLGILEPLLEDPSVTEIMVNGPDRIYVERAGRVEQLPLRFASDDQLMQTIERIVSTVNRRVDESTPMVDARLPTGERVNVIIPPLSLTGPTLTIRRFPRSYTLAELIGLGTLDEHMLLLLSGLVRAKFNIIVSGATGAGKTTLLNSLSGLIPEHERIITVEDAAELQLQQSHVIRLESRPPNVEGKGRITIRDLVRNSLRMRPDRIIVGEVRGGETLDMLQAMSTGHDGSLATVHANSAEDALMRLQTLASMSDVEVPFEALRDQINSAVDVIVQLARHTDGTRKIDEIVMLSSRGREVYQLVSVCRFRALPISSDRIVRGRFEFSPLPRRTGDRLFYAGEPVPPAFGVAPSERHLQTREAR; encoded by the coding sequence ATGAGCCTGCGGGCCCGTATCACCACCCCCGACCACAGCACGGAAGGCCACGGCGAGACCCTCGTCCCCGCCTACCGCGCCAAGCTGCTGGAGGAGATCGACCTCGCCGAGATGTCGGCGCTGTCGCCCGCCGAGCGGCGCGCCCGGCTGGAGCGGGTGCTCGGCCACATCCTCAGCCGCGAGGGCCCCGTGCTCTCCACGGCCGAGCGCTCGCAGCTCATCCGCCGCGTCGTGGACGAGGCGCTGGGGCTCGGCATCCTGGAGCCGCTGCTGGAGGACCCGAGCGTCACCGAGATCATGGTCAACGGCCCCGACCGGATCTACGTCGAGCGCGCCGGCCGGGTCGAGCAACTGCCGCTGCGCTTCGCCTCCGACGACCAGCTCATGCAGACCATCGAACGCATCGTCTCCACCGTCAACCGCCGCGTGGACGAGTCGACCCCCATGGTCGACGCCCGGCTGCCCACCGGCGAGCGGGTCAACGTCATCATCCCGCCGCTGTCGCTGACCGGGCCCACCCTGACGATCCGCCGCTTCCCGCGCTCGTACACCCTCGCCGAACTCATCGGCCTCGGCACCCTCGACGAGCACATGCTGCTGCTCCTCTCCGGCCTGGTCCGGGCGAAGTTCAACATCATCGTCTCCGGCGCCACCGGCGCCGGGAAGACCACCCTGCTGAACTCGCTCTCCGGGCTCATCCCCGAGCACGAGCGGATCATCACGGTCGAGGACGCCGCCGAGCTGCAGTTGCAGCAGTCGCACGTCATCCGGCTCGAATCCCGCCCGCCGAACGTCGAGGGCAAGGGCCGGATCACCATCCGCGACCTCGTCCGCAACTCGCTGCGCATGCGCCCCGACCGCATCATCGTCGGCGAGGTGCGCGGCGGCGAGACGCTGGACATGCTGCAGGCCATGTCCACGGGCCACGACGGCTCGCTGGCCACCGTGCACGCCAACTCCGCCGAGGACGCCCTGATGCGGCTGCAGACGCTGGCGTCGATGTCGGACGTCGAGGTGCCCTTCGAGGCGCTGCGCGACCAGATCAACTCGGCCGTCGACGTGATCGTGCAGCTCGCGCGGCACACCGACGGCACCCGCAAGATCGACGAGATCGTGATGCTGTCGTCCCGCGGCCGGGAGGTCTACCAACTGGTGTCCGTCTGCCGTTTCCGCGCCCTGCCGATCAGCTCGGACCGGATCGTCCGGGGCCGGTTCGAGTTCTCGCCGCTGCCGCGGCGCACCGGCGACCGCCTCTTCTACGCAGGCGAGCCGGTACCGCCGGCCTTCGGGGTGGCGCCCTCGGAGCGGCACCTGCAGACGCGGGAGGCGCGGTGA
- a CDS encoding Nramp family divalent metal transporter has translation MADRTEPASAPPVMRKAKWRHVGPGIVVAATGVGAGDLVATLLAGSKFGYTLLWAAVIGCVVKIALAEAVGRWHLATGRTLFEGWRTLGAWTSVYFAIYVVIWGFVYGATAMSSSALPLVALFPDGPELKVWGILTGLVGLVFVWFNRYAVFEKVMTVLVGVMFVVVVYVAIRVSPNIGDASAGLWPTLPDDSLLYTLGLIGGVGGTITMAAYGYWVNAKGWTDIGWLKVMRLDNRVAYLTTGIFVVAMLLVGAELLHATQLTLESGDKGLVDLGDVLEERYGAATANLFLVGFFATSFTSLVGVWHGVSLLFADFVENVRGAGGGDGSAREVAAGSRERSLPFRAYLLWLTFPPMTLLWLDQPFGIVITYGVLGAFFMPFLALTLLWLLNTDRTPRQWRNGLLSNALLTVSGMLFIVLCVQQIRDLPW, from the coding sequence ATGGCTGACCGCACCGAGCCTGCGTCCGCACCGCCCGTGATGAGAAAGGCCAAGTGGCGCCACGTCGGGCCGGGGATCGTCGTCGCCGCGACCGGCGTCGGCGCCGGCGACCTGGTGGCCACGCTGCTCGCCGGCAGCAAGTTCGGCTACACCCTGCTCTGGGCCGCCGTCATAGGCTGCGTCGTCAAGATCGCCCTCGCCGAGGCCGTCGGCCGCTGGCATCTGGCCACCGGACGCACGCTGTTCGAGGGCTGGCGCACCCTCGGCGCCTGGACCTCCGTCTACTTCGCCATCTACGTGGTCATCTGGGGCTTCGTCTACGGTGCCACCGCCATGTCGTCCTCCGCGCTGCCGCTGGTCGCGCTCTTCCCGGACGGTCCCGAGCTGAAGGTCTGGGGCATCCTCACGGGCCTGGTCGGCCTGGTCTTCGTCTGGTTCAACCGCTACGCGGTCTTCGAGAAGGTCATGACCGTCCTCGTCGGCGTCATGTTCGTGGTCGTCGTGTACGTCGCGATCCGCGTCTCCCCGAACATCGGGGACGCCTCCGCGGGGCTCTGGCCCACGCTGCCCGACGACTCGCTGCTGTACACCCTCGGCCTGATCGGGGGCGTCGGCGGCACGATCACCATGGCCGCCTACGGCTACTGGGTCAACGCCAAGGGCTGGACGGACATCGGCTGGCTGAAGGTGATGCGGCTCGACAACCGGGTCGCGTACCTCACCACCGGAATCTTCGTCGTCGCGATGCTGCTCGTCGGCGCCGAGCTGCTGCACGCCACCCAGCTCACCCTGGAGTCGGGCGACAAGGGACTGGTCGACCTCGGCGACGTCCTCGAGGAGCGCTACGGCGCGGCCACCGCGAACCTCTTCCTCGTCGGCTTCTTCGCCACCTCGTTCACCTCGCTCGTCGGCGTCTGGCACGGCGTCAGCCTGCTCTTCGCGGACTTCGTGGAGAACGTGCGCGGCGCGGGCGGCGGTGACGGCAGCGCGCGGGAGGTCGCCGCGGGCAGCCGGGAGCGGTCGCTGCCGTTCCGGGCGTACCTGCTGTGGCTGACCTTCCCGCCGATGACGCTGCTCTGGCTCGACCAGCCGTTCGGCATCGTCATCACCTACGGCGTGCTCGGGGCGTTCTTCATGCCGTTCCTCGCGCTGACGCTGCTGTGGCTGCTCAACACCGACCGCACCCCGCGGCAGTGGCGCAACGGCCTGCTCAGCAACGCGCTGCTGACCGTCTCCGGGATGCTCTTCATCGTGCTGTGCGTGCAGCAGATCAGGGACCTGCCCTGGTAG